A single genomic interval of Acidisarcina sp. harbors:
- a CDS encoding cytochrome c, translating to MRRRTFKLIAINIICLTLGGCRVSTPGKREIQLMQWIKHHLTVGNRQVRNPMKDDAESLEMGKHAFGFYCVVCHGADGQNTGVPFAARMSPPVPSLASQEVQSYSDGQLKWVIENGVSPSGMPASRGILSDEDMWAIVLYLRHLPPSGSLGEPRIYTGNDDSTDR from the coding sequence ATGCGACGACGTACTTTTAAACTCATCGCCATCAATATTATTTGTCTTACCCTGGGGGGCTGCCGTGTTTCAACGCCCGGAAAGCGTGAAATTCAGTTGATGCAGTGGATAAAACATCACCTGACCGTTGGCAACAGGCAAGTGAGAAACCCGATGAAGGATGATGCCGAATCACTGGAGATGGGCAAGCATGCGTTTGGGTTCTACTGCGTGGTATGTCATGGGGCGGATGGCCAGAATACAGGTGTTCCCTTCGCGGCAAGAATGTCTCCCCCAGTTCCTTCTCTAGCATCGCAGGAGGTTCAGAGCTACAGTGACGGCCAGTTGAAATGGGTTATCGAGAATGGAGTTTCGCCTTCTGGCATGCCGGCTTCGCGCGGAATTCTGAGTGATGAAGATATGTGGGCAATCGTACTTTATTTGCGGCATTTACCACCATCGGGTTCTCTGGGAGAGCCACGAATCTATACAGGCAACGACGACAGCACAGATAGATAA
- a CDS encoding sugar transferase gives MATVAREGSWSISRAKRFLDVMASLVAILLLAPFIPFLALMVKLSTKDSIIFTQQRAGRHGRLFTIFKFRTMKSCLTLEGNLAITVRGDPRITRLGAFLRRHKLDELPQFYNVLRGEMSLVGPRPKLPHHVGMEMPFRPGLTGAATLAFHREEEMLQLIPTHELDGFYENTVKPLKAWLDWEYMENATLFSDLALMIHTIIACIGFASEEPARAQIADTSDNPMTYL, from the coding sequence GTGGCTACTGTTGCACGGGAAGGCTCTTGGAGCATCTCAAGAGCGAAGCGATTTCTGGATGTCATGGCGTCACTTGTTGCCATCCTGCTACTCGCTCCATTCATACCTTTCCTGGCACTAATGGTGAAGTTGTCAACGAAGGATTCCATTATATTTACGCAACAGCGTGCCGGAAGGCATGGCAGGCTATTTACCATCTTCAAGTTTCGAACGATGAAGAGCTGCCTGACACTGGAAGGCAACCTTGCAATCACTGTTCGCGGCGATCCCCGCATTACGAGGCTAGGTGCCTTTCTCCGACGGCACAAGTTGGATGAACTGCCTCAGTTCTACAACGTGCTGAGGGGTGAAATGAGTCTGGTAGGGCCTCGTCCAAAGCTTCCGCATCACGTAGGCATGGAAATGCCTTTTCGCCCAGGTCTTACAGGCGCGGCAACGCTGGCATTCCACCGGGAGGAAGAGATGCTTCAGCTCATTCCTACTCATGAGCTGGATGGGTTCTATGAGAATACGGTAAAGCCGCTGAAGGCATGGCTTGATTGGGAGTATATGGAAAATGCCACGCTCTTCAGCGATCTTGCATTGATGATCCATACCATCATCGCTTGTATTGGCTTCGCATCGGAAGAGCCAGCGCGAGCACAGATCGCCGATACAAGTGACAATCCCATGACATATCTATGA